The Clostridium septicum genome contains a region encoding:
- the codY gene encoding GTP-sensing pleiotropic transcriptional regulator CodY, translating to MSSLLNKTRMLNKILQKSGTDPVAFEDICSLLSEVLACNVYVASRKGKILGHTFSKNFECDIMRKHVIDDKRFPQEYNEKLLNIQDTISNLGNKGLCVFEGEGSCIMEDKITTIVPIIGNRERLGTLILARFGEEFTDEDLVLIEYSATIVGMEVLRAKQDELEEEARKKAVVQLAIGTLSYSELEAVEHIFGELEGTEGLLVASKIADKVGITRSVIVNALRKFESAGVIESRSLGMKGTHIKILNEKLLDELKKIK from the coding sequence ATGTCATCATTATTAAATAAAACTAGAATGCTAAATAAAATTTTACAAAAGTCGGGAACAGATCCAGTAGCATTTGAAGATATATGTTCTTTATTAAGTGAAGTATTAGCTTGTAATGTTTATGTTGCAAGTAGAAAAGGAAAAATATTAGGACATACTTTTTCTAAAAATTTTGAATGTGATATAATGAGAAAGCATGTTATAGATGATAAAAGATTCCCACAAGAATATAATGAAAAGTTATTAAATATACAAGACACTATATCTAATTTAGGAAATAAAGGACTTTGTGTTTTTGAAGGAGAAGGTAGTTGTATTATGGAAGATAAAATAACTACTATAGTTCCTATAATAGGAAATAGAGAGAGACTAGGAACATTAATACTAGCTAGATTTGGAGAAGAATTTACTGATGAAGATTTAGTGTTAATTGAATACAGTGCTACTATAGTTGGTATGGAAGTTTTAAGAGCTAAGCAAGACGAACTTGAAGAAGAGGCTAGAAAAAAAGCAGTAGTTCAATTAGCTATTGGAACATTATCATATTCAGAGTTAGAAGCAGTTGAACATATTTTTGGGGAATTAGAAGGAACTGAGGGATTGTTAGTAGCTTCAAAAATAGCAGATAAAGTAGGGATAACAAGAAGTGTTATTGTAAATGCATTAAGAAAATTCGAAAGTGCAGGTGTTATAGAATCTAGATCTCTTGGAATGAAGGGTACACATATAAAAATATTAAATGAAAAATTATTAGATGAATTAAAAAAGATTAAATAA
- the topA gene encoding type I DNA topoisomerase, protein MGQNLVIVESPAKAKTIGKYLGKNYTVEASMGHVRDLPKSKLGVDIEDNFNPKYITIRGKGELLDKLKRAAKKADKIYLATDPDREGEAISWHLANILKIDDKENCRIVFNEITKGAVKASIKAARQINLNLVDAQQARRILDRLVGYEISPILWKNVKWGLSAGRVQSAALKLICDREQEVKAFVPVEYWTVDCKMKKERKKFNIKLSSYKGKKLEISSKEDADKIIKDLEAGEFEISKVKKGKKQRNPLAPFTTSTLQQDASRKLNFMTKRTMSIAQVLYEGVEVKGYGTVGLITYMRTDSVRISDEAKEKALDFITNTYGKDYIPNSPRVYKGKKNIQDAHEAIRPSYIEITPEIAKGSLTSEQYKLYTLIWKRFMASQMASCELNTNSIEIKNGDYKLKASGSTIEFDGFMKLYDYSTEEDEDSVTLPKLEEGEVLTPDSIIGSQHFTQPPARYTEASFVKLLEEKGIGRPSTYVPTISTLLSRNYVNREKKNLIPTELGFIVNNIVSEYFKQIVDIDFTADMESKLDYIEEGSEEWRKVVGEFFAPLKIAIEKAEKEISKVVIEDKVSDVPCDKCGRMMVIKHGRYGDFLACPGYPECKNAKPIVEEIDTPCPKCGKKIVVKKSKKGKKFFGCSGYPDCDFVSWNEPLKDSCPECGSYMVLKYSKTKGNYAQCSNSECGYKKEIKKDEKESEAE, encoded by the coding sequence ATGGGACAAAATCTTGTAATAGTCGAGTCACCGGCAAAGGCTAAAACTATTGGTAAGTACCTTGGCAAGAATTACACGGTAGAGGCATCAATGGGTCACGTGAGAGATTTACCTAAAAGTAAGCTTGGCGTTGATATAGAAGATAATTTTAATCCAAAATATATAACAATAAGAGGTAAAGGTGAATTACTTGATAAATTAAAAAGAGCAGCTAAAAAAGCAGATAAAATATATCTGGCAACCGACCCTGATCGTGAGGGTGAAGCCATATCATGGCATTTAGCTAATATTTTAAAAATTGATGATAAAGAAAATTGTAGGATAGTATTTAATGAAATAACTAAAGGTGCTGTTAAGGCATCTATTAAAGCAGCAAGACAAATAAATTTAAATTTAGTAGATGCTCAGCAAGCAAGAAGAATATTAGATAGATTAGTTGGATATGAAATTAGCCCTATTTTATGGAAAAATGTAAAGTGGGGATTAAGTGCAGGAAGAGTTCAATCAGCAGCTCTTAAACTAATATGTGATAGAGAACAGGAAGTAAAAGCATTTGTTCCTGTAGAATATTGGACTGTAGATTGTAAAATGAAAAAAGAAAGAAAAAAATTTAATATAAAACTATCATCTTATAAAGGAAAAAAACTAGAAATTTCAAGTAAAGAAGATGCAGATAAAATTATAAAGGATTTAGAAGCTGGAGAGTTTGAAATAAGCAAGGTTAAAAAGGGTAAAAAACAAAGAAATCCTCTTGCACCATTTACAACAAGTACACTTCAACAAGATGCATCAAGAAAATTAAATTTTATGACTAAAAGAACTATGTCAATAGCACAAGTCCTTTATGAAGGGGTTGAGGTTAAGGGATATGGTACTGTAGGTCTTATTACTTATATGAGAACTGATTCTGTTAGAATATCAGATGAAGCTAAGGAAAAAGCATTAGACTTTATAACAAATACTTATGGTAAAGACTATATTCCAAACTCACCTAGAGTATATAAAGGAAAGAAAAATATACAAGATGCTCATGAAGCTATAAGACCTTCATATATAGAAATAACTCCAGAAATTGCAAAAGGTTCATTAACTTCAGAGCAGTATAAATTATATACATTAATTTGGAAAAGGTTTATGGCAAGTCAAATGGCTTCCTGTGAATTAAATACAAATAGTATAGAAATTAAAAATGGAGATTATAAGTTAAAGGCAAGTGGTTCAACTATAGAATTTGATGGATTTATGAAACTTTATGATTATTCAACAGAAGAAGATGAAGACTCAGTTACATTACCTAAGTTAGAAGAAGGGGAAGTGTTAACGCCAGATTCAATAATAGGAAGTCAACATTTTACTCAGCCACCTGCAAGGTATACAGAAGCTTCTTTTGTTAAGCTTTTAGAAGAAAAAGGCATAGGAAGACCAAGTACTTATGTTCCAACAATTTCTACACTTTTAAGTAGAAATTATGTTAATAGAGAGAAGAAGAATTTAATTCCAACAGAGCTTGGATTTATTGTAAATAATATAGTAAGTGAATATTTTAAACAAATAGTAGATATTGATTTTACAGCAGATATGGAAAGTAAACTTGACTACATTGAGGAAGGTAGTGAAGAATGGAGAAAGGTTGTTGGAGAATTCTTTGCTCCATTAAAAATAGCTATAGAAAAGGCAGAAAAAGAAATATCTAAAGTTGTAATAGAAGATAAAGTAAGTGATGTTCCATGTGATAAATGTGGACGTATGATGGTAATAAAACACGGAAGATATGGAGATTTCTTAGCATGTCCTGGATATCCAGAATGCAAAAATGCAAAACCAATTGTAGAAGAAATCGATACACCATGTCCTAAATGTGGAAAGAAGATAGTAGTTAAAAAGAGTAAAAAAGGTAAGAAATTTTTTGGATGTTCAGGATATCCAGACTGTGACTTTGTAAGCTGGAATGAACCTTTAAAAGATAGTTGCCCAGAATGCGGATCTTATATGGTTTTAAAATATAGTAAGACAAAAGGAAATTATGCTCAATGTTCTAATAGTGAATGTGGATATAAAAAAGAAATAAAAAAAGATGAAAAAGAGTCTGAAGCAGAATAA
- the dprA gene encoding DNA-processing protein DprA: MKIDEKKEDYILWYVLSKISNKSKLVLLSKYKNEENIYNNIEDLIKNSLIREKSLDKMKLIRKDDVEIFHKYLKENQIGYITINSKDYPKELLSIEEPPYVLFYKGDLSLLNNRKIAIVGSRNCTNYGIEITKRITEELIKNSLAIVSGGANGIDSVAHKVAVSRGKTIAILGCGIDVIYPKNNTRLYKDIEKTGLIISEFLPGTKPFSYNFPRRNRIISGLSEAIIVVEASLKSGSLITVSFALEQGKDVMAVPGSVFQKYSLGCNKLIRDGAIVFTELEDLYTMLNIEQKNLTNNDENSIKSLILSVISDEPSHLDDIMERVKVDRKVLFELLFEMQNTNEIICLPGNYYAKLT, encoded by the coding sequence ATGAAAATAGATGAGAAAAAAGAAGATTATATATTATGGTATGTATTGTCAAAAATTAGTAATAAGAGTAAGTTAGTATTATTAAGTAAGTATAAGAATGAAGAAAATATATATAATAATATAGAAGATTTAATTAAAAATTCATTAATTAGAGAAAAATCACTAGATAAAATGAAATTAATAAGAAAAGATGATGTTGAAATATTTCATAAATATTTAAAAGAAAATCAAATTGGATATATTACAATTAATTCAAAAGACTATCCAAAAGAATTATTAAGTATAGAAGAACCACCTTATGTACTTTTTTATAAAGGAGATTTATCACTATTAAATAATAGAAAAATTGCTATAGTAGGATCGAGAAATTGTACTAATTATGGTATTGAAATTACAAAGAGAATAACAGAGGAGTTAATTAAAAATTCTTTGGCTATTGTAAGTGGTGGAGCAAATGGAATCGATTCAGTAGCTCATAAGGTAGCAGTAAGTAGGGGAAAAACCATAGCTATTTTAGGATGCGGAATAGATGTTATTTATCCAAAGAATAATACTAGGCTATATAAAGATATTGAGAAAACTGGCTTGATAATTTCAGAGTTTTTACCAGGAACAAAACCTTTTTCTTATAATTTTCCAAGGAGAAATAGAATAATTAGTGGATTAAGCGAAGCTATTATAGTCGTAGAAGCATCACTTAAAAGTGGTTCTCTTATTACAGTTTCTTTTGCGTTAGAACAAGGGAAAGATGTTATGGCAGTTCCAGGATCTGTTTTTCAAAAATATAGTTTAGGATGTAATAAACTTATAAGAGATGGAGCTATAGTCTTTACAGAACTAGAAGATTTATATACAATGCTAAATATAGAACAGAAAAATTTAACAAATAACGATGAAAATTCAATAAAATCTCTTATTTTATCTGTTATAAGTGATGAACCTAGCCATTTAGATGATATTATGGAACGGGTAAAAGTTGACAGAAAGGTATTATTTGAGTTATTATTTGAAATGCAAAATACAAATGAGATTATTTGCCTTCCGGGCAATTATTATGCGAAATTAACATGA
- the tsf gene encoding translation elongation factor Ts gives MITAQSVKELREKTGAGMMDCKKALTEAQGDMEKAVEILREKGLAAAAKKAGRVAAEGIVKTYISEDKKAAGIVELNCETDFVAANEEFVTFATRLAEMASTTKSTTVEEFVAEKYDAENTVSEALTALIAKLGENMTVRRFEKFAVENGVVQSYIHGGGRIGVVVELACDTASDVLAEVAKDVCMQVAAANPTFLSKEDVDQVALEKEKEIYRVQALNEGKPEKIVEKMVIGRIQKYYKEVCLLDQAWVKDGDKSITKYLQEKSKEVGSPITVTRFVRFERGEGIEKAEDNFAEEVAKMSK, from the coding sequence ATGATAACTGCTCAATCAGTTAAAGAACTAAGAGAAAAAACTGGTGCAGGAATGATGGACTGCAAAAAGGCTTTAACAGAAGCTCAAGGAGATATGGAAAAAGCTGTTGAAATATTAAGAGAAAAGGGTCTTGCTGCTGCTGCAAAGAAAGCAGGAAGAGTTGCTGCTGAAGGTATAGTTAAGACTTACATATCAGAAGATAAGAAAGCTGCTGGTATAGTTGAATTAAACTGTGAAACTGACTTTGTTGCTGCTAACGAAGAATTTGTTACTTTTGCAACAAGATTAGCAGAAATGGCTTCAACAACAAAATCTACTACTGTAGAAGAATTTGTAGCTGAAAAATATGATGCTGAAAACACTGTATCAGAAGCATTAACTGCATTAATCGCTAAATTAGGTGAAAATATGACAGTTAGAAGATTTGAAAAATTTGCTGTTGAAAATGGAGTGGTTCAAAGCTATATTCATGGCGGCGGAAGAATTGGTGTTGTTGTAGAATTAGCTTGTGATACTGCAAGTGATGTTTTAGCAGAAGTTGCTAAAGATGTTTGTATGCAAGTTGCTGCCGCTAACCCAACATTCTTAAGTAAAGAAGATGTAGATCAAGTTGCTTTAGAAAAAGAAAAAGAAATCTACAGAGTTCAAGCTTTAAATGAAGGAAAGCCTGAAAAGATAGTAGAAAAAATGGTAATAGGAAGAATCCAAAAGTATTATAAAGAAGTATGTCTTTTAGATCAAGCTTGGGTTAAAGATGGAGATAAGAGTATAACTAAATATCTTCAAGAAAAATCAAAAGAAGTTGGTTCTCCAATAACTGTAACTAGATTCGTTAGATTCGAAAGAGGAGAAGGAATCGAAAAAGCTGAAGATAACTTCGCTGAAGAAGTAGCTAAGATGAGCAAATAA
- the rpsB gene encoding 30S ribosomal protein S2 → MSVISMKQLLEAGVHFGHQTRRWNPKMAPYIFTERNGIYIIDLQKTVKKADEAYNFIKEVATEGKDILFVGTKKQAQEAIKEEAIRSNMHYVNNRWLGGMLTNFKTIRTRINRLEALQTMEQDGTFDVLPKKEVIKLKGEMEKLEKNLGGIRNLDASNIGAMFVVDPRKEKNAISEAKILGIPVVGIVDTNCDPEEVDYVIPGNDDAIRAVKLITAKMADGIIEGRQGEQLAE, encoded by the coding sequence ATGTCAGTAATATCAATGAAACAATTATTAGAAGCAGGTGTACACTTTGGACACCAAACAAGAAGATGGAACCCTAAGATGGCTCCTTATATATTCACAGAAAGAAATGGAATATATATCATAGATCTTCAAAAGACTGTTAAGAAAGCAGATGAAGCTTATAACTTTATAAAAGAAGTTGCTACAGAAGGAAAAGACATATTATTTGTAGGAACTAAGAAGCAAGCTCAAGAAGCTATCAAAGAAGAAGCTATAAGATCAAATATGCACTATGTTAATAACAGATGGTTAGGTGGAATGTTAACAAACTTCAAAACTATCAGAACTAGAATTAACAGACTTGAAGCTTTACAAACTATGGAACAAGATGGTACTTTCGATGTACTACCTAAAAAAGAAGTTATAAAGCTAAAGGGAGAAATGGAAAAGCTTGAAAAGAACCTTGGCGGAATTAGAAATCTTGATGCTTCAAACATAGGAGCTATGTTTGTTGTTGATCCAAGAAAAGAAAAGAACGCTATATCAGAAGCTAAGATATTAGGAATCCCTGTTGTAGGTATAGTTGACACTAACTGTGATCCAGAAGAAGTTGACTACGTAATTCCAGGAAACGATGACGCTATTAGAGCTGTTAAGTTAATAACTGCTAAAATGGCTGATGGTATAATCGAAGGAAGACAAGGCGAACAATTAGCTGAATAA